One genomic segment of Erysipelotrichaceae bacterium 66202529 includes these proteins:
- a CDS encoding triacylglycerol lipase, producing MKKERGIIMRYIKNCMGVLLLLMLSHLPLLTHQLNTRWLLKGYSNIGFIMISAGMLILIFIINILRLIQSLGRKHRRLRGLQYGKAVIKRSFWLLLLQILLYLLILPEYNNYSWYYADLLWMLLFQYVYALGGALVIFCLSNRLRILRRVMLWILLFIPVLRIPVLIYLMHKAKEEYDHETVAIDVASQRAESQICKTKYPLLLLHGVGFRDLKYVNYWGRIPRILVKNGAVIYYGNQEAFATIENNSADIQKRIKEICELEHCDKVNIIAHSKGGLDARHAISKGHMGAHVASLTTISTPHRGCHFVDVLVRIAPEKLYRWLASVFDAAFTRMKDVHPDFYTVTHQFTTQWSAGFNEEVLDDPQVYYQSYMSLMHHAWSHILLSIPYLFIRMVDADNDGLVTEESARWGEFQGTFTNRYYKGISHGNIIDLTREDYKGFDVLETYVSIVSELKKKGF from the coding sequence ATGGCTGTTAAAAGGATATAGTAATATTGGCTTTATCATGATTTCTGCCGGTATGCTGATACTTATATTTATAATCAATATCCTAAGGCTTATCCAATCACTTGGCAGGAAGCATCGCCGATTGAGAGGCCTGCAATATGGCAAAGCAGTAATCAAACGCAGCTTTTGGCTGCTTCTGCTTCAAATCCTTCTCTATCTACTCATTCTTCCGGAATATAACAATTATAGCTGGTATTACGCTGATCTGTTGTGGATGCTGCTGTTTCAATATGTATATGCCCTTGGCGGAGCGCTTGTGATTTTCTGTCTCAGCAACCGCCTGCGTATTCTTCGCCGTGTGATGCTCTGGATCCTGTTATTTATACCGGTTCTGCGCATTCCTGTCCTTATCTATCTCATGCACAAAGCAAAGGAGGAATACGATCATGAAACCGTTGCAATCGATGTGGCATCACAACGCGCTGAATCACAAATATGCAAGACAAAATACCCGCTGCTGCTTCTGCATGGTGTCGGCTTCCGTGATTTAAAATATGTGAATTACTGGGGAAGGATTCCACGTATTCTGGTGAAAAATGGTGCAGTCATTTATTATGGGAATCAGGAGGCCTTCGCGACCATAGAAAACAACAGTGCGGATATTCAAAAGCGTATCAAGGAAATCTGTGAGCTTGAGCATTGTGACAAGGTGAACATCATCGCGCACTCCAAGGGTGGTCTGGATGCGCGTCATGCAATCTCCAAGGGGCATATGGGCGCCCATGTTGCCTCTCTGACCACCATATCCACACCGCATCGCGGCTGTCATTTCGTCGATGTGCTGGTACGAATCGCACCGGAAAAGCTGTACCGCTGGCTGGCGTCTGTATTTGATGCCGCATTTACACGTATGAAGGATGTACATCCGGATTTTTACACCGTAACACATCAGTTTACCACACAGTGGAGTGCCGGCTTTAATGAGGAGGTTTTGGATGATCCGCAGGTATATTATCAGAGCTATATGAGTCTTATGCACCATGCATGGTCACACATTCTGCTCAGTATCCCTTATCTGTTCATCCGTATGGTCGATGCGGACAATGATGGTCTGGTTACCGAGGAAAGCGCCCGATGGGGAGAATTTCAGGGAACCTTTACCAACCGCTATTATAAAGGGATTTCCCATGGCAATATCATTGATCTGACAAGAGAGGATTACAAAGGCTTTGATGTGCTGGAAACCTATGTCAGCATCGTAAGCGAATTGAAAAAGAAAGGCTTCTGA